One segment of Phycisphaerales bacterium DNA contains the following:
- a CDS encoding fumarate reductase/succinate dehydrogenase flavoprotein subunit → MNQYETYEHDVVVIGAGGAGLRAAIEASAMGCSVALICKSLLGKAHTVMAEGGMAAAMANVDDRDSWKVHFADTMRGGQYLNNWRMAQLHAQQAPDRVKELEAWGAVFDRTKDGRILQRNFGGHRYPRLAHVGDRTGLEMIRTLQDHGVHKGIQVFMEMTVTDLLMSGGGTGLPTGGQKCIGCVGYDRERGRFRVWKAKAVVLATGGIGRAFKITSNSWEYTGDGQALAYRVGAELMDMEFVQFHPTGMVWPPSVRGILVTEGVRGEGGVLRNSNGKRFMFDDIPDNYRSSTADNEEEGWRYVTGDKSARRPPELLTRDHVARCINREVKAGRGSPHGGVFLDVSWLKEKVPNSADHIKKKLPSMYHQFITLAGLDITKEPMEVGPTTHYVMGGVKVDGDTQMSTVPGLFAAGEVAAGLHGANRLGGNSLSDLVVFGKLAGEHAAKWAKSQGGGVDADKAQIDHHVNNALAPFSREKGGENPYAIQHELQDMMQALVGIVRIEDEMLRALENLQKLKARARNAAAYGHREYNPGWHTCIDLQNLLTVAEAVTRAAIERKESRGAQFRDDYPEKSNEFSKFNHVQKLGPNGEMQLTRQPVKPLPAELQQIIEENK, encoded by the coding sequence TTGAACCAGTACGAAACCTACGAGCACGACGTTGTCGTCATCGGCGCCGGGGGCGCCGGCCTGCGGGCCGCGATCGAGGCCTCCGCCATGGGCTGCTCCGTCGCCCTCATCTGTAAGAGCCTTTTGGGCAAGGCCCACACCGTCATGGCAGAGGGCGGCATGGCCGCCGCCATGGCCAACGTCGATGACCGCGACTCCTGGAAGGTCCACTTCGCCGACACCATGCGCGGCGGGCAGTACCTCAACAACTGGCGCATGGCCCAGCTCCACGCCCAGCAGGCCCCCGACCGCGTCAAAGAACTGGAAGCCTGGGGCGCCGTCTTCGACCGCACCAAGGACGGCCGCATCCTGCAGCGCAACTTCGGCGGCCACCGCTACCCGCGCCTCGCCCACGTCGGCGACCGCACCGGCCTCGAAATGATCCGCACCCTCCAGGACCACGGCGTCCACAAGGGCATCCAGGTCTTCATGGAGATGACCGTCACCGACCTGCTGATGTCCGGAGGTGGCACCGGTCTCCCGACCGGTGGTCAGAAGTGCATCGGCTGCGTCGGCTACGACCGCGAGCGCGGCCGCTTCCGCGTCTGGAAGGCCAAGGCCGTCGTCCTCGCCACCGGCGGCATCGGCCGCGCTTTCAAGATCACCTCCAACAGCTGGGAGTACACCGGCGACGGCCAGGCCCTCGCCTACCGCGTTGGCGCCGAGCTCATGGACATGGAGTTCGTCCAGTTCCACCCCACCGGGATGGTCTGGCCGCCCTCCGTCCGCGGCATCCTCGTCACCGAGGGCGTCCGCGGCGAGGGCGGCGTGCTGCGCAACAGCAACGGCAAGCGCTTCATGTTCGACGACATCCCCGACAACTACCGCTCCTCCACCGCCGACAACGAGGAAGAGGGCTGGCGCTACGTCACCGGCGACAAGTCCGCCCGCCGCCCGCCAGAGCTCCTCACCCGCGACCACGTCGCCCGCTGCATCAACCGCGAAGTCAAGGCCGGCCGCGGCTCGCCCCACGGCGGCGTCTTCCTCGACGTCTCCTGGCTCAAGGAAAAGGTCCCCAACTCTGCCGACCACATCAAGAAGAAGCTCCCCTCCATGTACCACCAGTTCATCACGCTGGCGGGCCTGGACATCACCAAGGAGCCCATGGAGGTCGGCCCCACCACCCACTACGTGATGGGCGGCGTCAAGGTCGACGGCGACACGCAGATGTCCACCGTCCCCGGCCTCTTCGCCGCCGGTGAAGTCGCGGCGGGCCTGCACGGCGCCAACCGCCTCGGCGGCAACTCACTCAGCGACCTCGTCGTCTTCGGCAAGCTCGCGGGCGAGCACGCGGCCAAGTGGGCGAAGTCGCAGGGCGGCGGCGTCGACGCCGACAAGGCCCAGATCGACCACCACGTCAACAACGCCCTCGCCCCCTTCAGCCGCGAGAAGGGCGGCGAGAACCCCTATGCCATCCAGCACGAGCTGCAGGACATGATGCAGGCCCTCGTCGGCATCGTCCGCATCGAGGACGAGATGCTGCGGGCCCTGGAGAACCTCCAGAAGCTCAAGGCCCGCGCCCGCAACGCCGCCGCCTACGGCCACCGCGAGTACAACCCCGGCTGGCACACCTGCATCGACCTGCAAAACCTCCTCACCGTCGCCGAAGCCGTCACCCGCGCGGCCATCGAACGCAAGGAATCCCGCGGCGCCCAGTTCCGCGACGACTACCCCGAGAAGTCCAACGAGTTCTCCAAGTTCAACCACGTGCAGAAGCTGGGGCCCAACGGCGAAATGCAGCTCACCCGCCAGCCCGTGAAGCCTTTGCCCGCCGAGCTGCAGCAGATCATCGAGGAAAACAAGTAA
- a CDS encoding succinate dehydrogenase/fumarate reductase iron-sulfur subunit has protein sequence MATPAVPKSYTTPDASDGKPDQPLKEKPVAMNTGPGRPVTFKVWRGDSTNAGFQDYTTTITVGMVVLDAIHQIQAESAPDLACRWNCKAGKCGSCSAEINGKPRLMCMTRMDELPEGPVTVEPMKAFPLIKDLVTDVSWNYEVKKRLKPFKPRKPDAPDGTWRMQQQDVDRVQEFRKCIECFLCQDVCHVLRDHHKHDEFIGPRFFVYSAALEMHPLDTEDRVADLKERNGIGYCNITKCCTKVCPEHITITDNAIIPLKERVVDEFYDPLTRLFRVFKGK, from the coding sequence ATGGCAACGCCCGCCGTCCCCAAGTCCTACACCACCCCCGACGCCTCCGACGGCAAGCCCGACCAGCCGCTGAAGGAGAAGCCCGTCGCCATGAACACCGGCCCCGGCCGCCCCGTCACCTTCAAGGTCTGGCGCGGCGACTCCACCAACGCCGGCTTCCAGGACTACACCACCACCATCACCGTCGGCATGGTCGTCCTCGACGCCATCCACCAGATCCAGGCCGAGTCGGCCCCCGACCTCGCCTGCCGCTGGAACTGCAAGGCCGGCAAGTGCGGCTCCTGCTCGGCCGAGATCAACGGCAAGCCCCGCCTGATGTGCATGACCCGGATGGACGAGCTGCCGGAAGGCCCCGTCACCGTCGAACCGATGAAGGCCTTCCCCCTCATCAAGGACCTCGTCACCGACGTCTCCTGGAACTACGAGGTCAAGAAGCGCCTCAAGCCGTTCAAGCCCCGCAAGCCCGACGCCCCCGACGGCACCTGGCGCATGCAGCAGCAGGACGTCGACCGCGTGCAGGAGTTCAGGAAGTGCATCGAGTGCTTCCTCTGCCAGGACGTCTGCCACGTCCTCCGCGACCACCACAAGCACGACGAGTTCATCGGCCCCCGCTTCTTCGTCTACTCCGCCGCCCTCGAGATGCACCCCCTCGACACCGAGGACCGCGTCGCCGACCTCAAGGAACGCAACGGCATCGGCTACTGCAACATCACCAAGTGCTGCACCAAGGTCTGCCCCGAGCACATCACCATCACCGACAACGCCATCATCCCCCTGAAAGAACGCGTGGTGGACGAGTTCTACGACCCGCTGACGAGGCTGTTCCGGGTGTTCAAGGGGAAGTGA
- a CDS encoding metallophosphoesterase produces MPDVINWLHLSDLHLGLDGDAWLWPKVKHDLFVDLERMLARNGAIDLVFFTGDFVQRGNEAEYAQLNHLLQELWDVLGKGGSTPFLCAVPGNHDIVRPDPGSSVLKAMTSLWWEDQSVRDHFWRDPNADTRALVATALENYMRWLDSVPVPLLRDTEGCIPGDFSATFNKGSVSLGIVGLNTTFLQVAAGNFLGKLDVHMSQIARVCDGDAEGWVRARTAAVLLTHHAPDWFDPRGLRRFQDEIYPPGRFVGHFCGHLHEANVIDAFEGGTGARRLRQASSLFGLEGWGDAQVQKRTHGYTAGQYSFDGTALTEKLWPRIAVRVRGGGYHLTADASLRPEEDGSLSRVFESPGTAEDPTGKPEPTPEPVGEEFQLLTAPPGEADALRMVVSCPRFIEQPGPQHRGVRLDELSAFEHALRSDRCVWLVADWGTGRNEFIATALERFRKATVALEAFHLRCDEASRVTAFESLFPQQFGHPIQKFCNIIAQLPNAFLLLDDLHPELLQNEERPRFERLIGAILDYCPALKIVITTRQRPGISEYDSVALQPLELPDTRTYITAHRDAPVSGVDAETIEAIHRHSDGLPMHIDRLLKAMKVASLSTVIEAELEGSLPAESLDGSDAAALMSAVNRLASSETTKSKRSLKLLKVLSMLPYGETLEVLRHFLPAEPFFLENAVELNELSLLDVVPLQPGVTGKKSERDLAKVLRVPRQVRDYVQTLLNEAEREQIVGYGLERYFGRGWREGRAKVRAQDLAYRDFIGGGAGNEAALVHQYLLQCRNKGDQRGVGQAAAMSLTFAHHLYDLDRYRDASLVTEPLLDMVPKREHAALWARLVAIHGRAVRMLDGRKDEALTYLNEALEAGSTFLSKDEQASIWLGIALVHDFQGDAEAAVDAANKVVELTSKKDAKYVHAQAIIAVATLSVADARKRLAELEDSARASGKTKLANILALQLADLSGSDREKTKLADRVIDSRTPGYNRTRAIILKAGAILENPGKSVRPGEVQILTTAYSYLYSQRFSSLFDRCHDALWSVFEADGDTGSLMRLFRHSSFLWRIRGEDAKEAEYLSKLRAQQVAEANAAAAGWIIELRYFWHRLRVRVLPGPEAGDSLTSP; encoded by the coding sequence ATGCCTGATGTGATCAACTGGCTTCACTTGTCGGACCTCCATCTCGGGCTGGACGGTGACGCGTGGCTGTGGCCCAAAGTGAAACACGACCTTTTCGTCGACCTAGAGAGGATGCTCGCCAGGAATGGCGCCATCGATCTCGTATTTTTCACCGGCGACTTCGTGCAGCGAGGGAATGAGGCCGAGTACGCACAGTTGAACCACCTGCTACAGGAACTATGGGATGTGTTGGGCAAAGGCGGGTCAACCCCTTTTCTTTGCGCCGTGCCTGGAAACCACGACATTGTGCGTCCCGATCCAGGCTCGTCCGTCCTGAAGGCCATGACGTCGCTCTGGTGGGAGGATCAATCAGTTCGCGATCACTTCTGGCGTGATCCGAACGCTGACACTCGCGCGTTGGTTGCCACCGCGCTTGAGAACTACATGCGGTGGCTCGACTCCGTCCCCGTTCCGTTGCTGAGGGATACGGAAGGCTGCATCCCTGGGGATTTCAGTGCGACATTCAACAAGGGCTCGGTATCGCTCGGAATCGTTGGATTGAACACGACTTTCCTGCAGGTCGCGGCGGGGAACTTTCTAGGGAAACTCGACGTACACATGTCGCAAATTGCCCGAGTCTGTGATGGCGATGCGGAGGGATGGGTCCGTGCTAGAACGGCGGCTGTGCTTCTGACTCACCATGCGCCCGATTGGTTCGACCCCAGAGGGCTTCGACGGTTTCAGGACGAAATCTACCCGCCGGGCCGCTTCGTAGGGCACTTTTGCGGGCACTTGCACGAGGCCAATGTCATCGACGCATTCGAGGGGGGCACGGGTGCACGGCGGCTAAGACAGGCCAGCTCGTTGTTTGGGCTTGAAGGCTGGGGCGATGCGCAGGTGCAGAAACGTACTCACGGCTACACCGCGGGACAGTACAGCTTCGACGGCACAGCACTGACAGAGAAGCTTTGGCCTCGCATCGCGGTGCGAGTAAGGGGTGGTGGCTACCACCTCACCGCAGATGCCTCACTTAGACCAGAGGAGGACGGCTCCTTGAGCCGAGTCTTCGAGTCGCCGGGCACCGCGGAGGATCCAACTGGGAAGCCGGAACCGACTCCAGAGCCAGTAGGGGAGGAGTTCCAGCTCCTCACCGCGCCGCCGGGGGAAGCTGATGCGCTACGTATGGTAGTGTCCTGCCCCCGTTTCATTGAACAGCCAGGACCCCAGCACCGCGGCGTACGCTTGGACGAACTCAGCGCTTTCGAACACGCGCTCCGCTCCGATCGATGCGTTTGGCTTGTAGCAGACTGGGGAACGGGGCGCAATGAATTCATAGCGACCGCGCTTGAGCGGTTTAGGAAAGCCACCGTTGCTCTTGAGGCATTCCACCTCAGGTGTGACGAGGCGTCGAGGGTCACAGCATTCGAATCGTTATTCCCCCAACAGTTCGGGCATCCGATTCAGAAGTTCTGCAACATCATCGCTCAGCTACCGAATGCATTCCTATTGCTGGATGACCTACACCCCGAGTTGTTACAGAATGAAGAGCGGCCTAGGTTCGAGCGGTTGATCGGCGCAATACTGGACTATTGCCCCGCGCTCAAGATTGTGATCACAACCCGGCAGCGACCAGGGATCAGCGAATACGACTCTGTCGCGCTGCAACCACTGGAGTTGCCTGACACGCGTACCTACATCACTGCGCATCGGGACGCCCCAGTCTCGGGAGTCGATGCGGAGACGATCGAAGCGATCCACCGGCACTCCGACGGGCTACCGATGCATATCGATCGTCTGCTCAAGGCGATGAAAGTAGCTTCCTTGAGCACAGTGATCGAGGCTGAGTTGGAGGGCTCTCTGCCAGCCGAGTCCCTAGACGGTTCGGATGCAGCTGCGCTGATGAGCGCGGTAAACCGGTTGGCAAGCTCGGAGACTACTAAGAGCAAGCGGAGCTTGAAGCTCCTAAAGGTACTGTCGATGTTGCCCTATGGAGAGACCCTTGAGGTCCTTCGGCACTTTCTGCCGGCAGAGCCCTTCTTCCTTGAGAATGCGGTTGAATTGAACGAGCTCTCATTGTTAGATGTGGTTCCACTTCAGCCGGGTGTCACGGGCAAGAAAAGTGAAAGGGACCTCGCGAAGGTGCTACGGGTGCCAAGGCAAGTCCGCGACTACGTTCAGACACTGTTGAATGAAGCGGAGCGGGAGCAGATCGTCGGATATGGACTCGAGCGGTACTTCGGGCGCGGCTGGCGGGAGGGCAGAGCGAAGGTTCGTGCGCAGGACCTCGCCTATCGCGACTTCATCGGTGGCGGGGCCGGCAACGAGGCGGCACTGGTCCACCAGTACCTGCTGCAGTGCAGGAACAAGGGTGATCAGAGAGGAGTGGGGCAGGCGGCGGCGATGAGTTTGACTTTCGCCCACCATTTGTATGACCTCGACAGGTACCGTGACGCCAGTCTGGTCACCGAACCCCTCCTTGACATGGTCCCTAAGCGGGAGCACGCAGCGTTATGGGCCAGGCTAGTGGCAATACATGGCCGCGCAGTCCGCATGCTCGACGGCCGAAAGGACGAGGCCCTTACTTATCTAAACGAGGCACTGGAGGCCGGGAGCACCTTCCTTTCCAAGGACGAACAGGCATCCATTTGGCTCGGCATCGCGCTGGTGCATGATTTCCAGGGAGACGCTGAAGCTGCTGTCGACGCCGCCAACAAGGTTGTGGAGCTAACATCGAAGAAGGATGCAAAGTACGTCCATGCCCAAGCCATCATCGCTGTGGCAACGCTGTCCGTTGCAGATGCGCGGAAACGACTCGCAGAGCTGGAGGACTCGGCGCGTGCCTCAGGAAAGACCAAGCTGGCGAATATTCTCGCGCTTCAACTCGCAGATTTGAGTGGGTCCGACCGGGAGAAAACAAAGCTGGCGGACCGGGTGATAGACTCGAGAACCCCAGGGTACAACAGGACAAGAGCAATCATCCTGAAGGCAGGTGCGATCCTAGAAAACCCAGGCAAGTCGGTGAGGCCGGGCGAGGTCCAAATCTTGACCACCGCCTACTCATACTTGTACTCGCAGCGGTTTTCGAGTCTGTTCGATCGGTGCCATGATGCGCTCTGGTCCGTCTTCGAAGCGGATGGTGACACCGGTTCGCTCATGCGATTGTTCCGCCACTCATCATTTCTTTGGCGCATCCGAGGTGAGGACGCGAAAGAGGCGGAGTACCTGAGCAAGTTACGGGCTCAGCAGGTAGCCGAGGCGAACGCCGCCGCCGCTGGATGGATCATCGAACTGCGGTACTTCTGGCATCGACTTCGTGTAAGAGTTCTGCCCGGGCCCGAAGCCGGCGACAGTCTCACTTCCCCTTGA